The nucleotide window AGAAGCGCAGCGCTTGCAGGGCGTTGCGGATGCGGGTGGCTGCTTCACGTAGTTGGCCGCGCACGCGCTCTGTTTTGATGAAGTCTACCAATCGTTCACGCAGCAGGTCAACTTCGCTCAGTTTGAGCAGCGCGGCTTTGGTGTCTGGGTCAAGCGGATCGCTGCCGCTAACCGGGCCAAGCTGGTCTTTGAAGACCTTCAGAATGCGCTCGGTTTCGCTGGCGAATTCGGAAGGCGCGTGGTCGGGGTCTTGCACGTACAGCGCCGATGGAGCCATCACCAGGAAATAGGGGCGGTTTTGGCCGCGATCGCGGTATTTTTCCCAGTAGTTGGGGGCGATGTAGCGGGTGACTTCTTTCACTTCCAACTCGGCTTGGGGCAGGCCGGAGTTGAGGCGGTCGAACGCCTGGCGGATATTGCCGCCGTTGACAGCCAGGAAAATCTTGGACGCGGCTTCGTCTAAATCAGCGCCGCTGAGGCCGAAGAGACGATTTTCTTTGATCCAGTTGACGGCCGACAATGATTTCATTTCGTCCACGCGCTGGCGGCCGGCGTCTGTGACCAGCACGATCATGGCGTCTTCGCGCTTCATCTCTTCCAGGGTGATGGCTTCGTGCAGCTTCATGCCAGCGCCCAGACCGGGCACGTCTACGATGCGCAGATAGCCGTTCATGAGCAGGTTGGGCAAACCGGCCTGCGGATGAATCTTGAAGGTGGCGGATTTGACCAGACGGATTTGCCGCTGGGTGCTGCCTTTGAAGCCGTCTTCGCGCAGGTGGCGCAGGGAGTTTTCGTCTTCCAGGGCCAGGCTCATGGGGGCGGGAGCGCCGCCGTTTTGGTAGAGGTTTTTGTTATGGTCGTAGGAGTCCAGGCAGTCTACCAGGATGTCCAGGTATTCGTCGCGCTCGGTTTTGGCGTTGTCGCGGCCGGCTTCGACGACGCTTTTGATGGTTTCGCGGGCCTGGTCGCGTTCGCCTTCGTTGGTGATGTCGAAGGCGTCAATGTCGGCCAACTGGCAGAGACGGCGCACGCGCTCGGCAAATTCCTCTTTGCTCCAGTAGGTGAGGATGAGAGATTCGGCCTGACCTTCTTCGGCTTGTTCAATGTAGACAATGGTGCCGGTAACGGCCGTTACCGCCCCGGTCGGCAGCAAATTACGGCCCAGCAAGGCATTGATCAACGTGCTTTTGCCTACACCGGTGCCGCCAAAAAAGACCAGCGTGTAAGTCCGCTGGGCCAGGATTTTTTGCGCTTCGTCTATGCTGAACTGCGCTTGCGGCACGGCGCGAATCAGGTAATCGCGGGTTCCGTCTATGGTGCGCTGCAAATCCACCCAGGTGTCCACCTGGGGCGGGCTGACGTGGGGCAGGGTTCCCAGGGACGCGCGTAACTCTTCGTATTTATCTGTTTTTTTTGCACTCATGGTCTATTCCTTTTAATTAAGAGACGGGGAAGGGAGATTGGCAGGGATTGATCATCTCTCGTCCACCTCTGTTCAGTTGTAATGCGTTTTCTCCTGACGCCGTGGTCTTATTGTACAACACATCCCTTTATACGTGACCCTCAAAAAAAGGTTGCGCCACGCCATAAGTTGGACGGAACAGCGGGAAAAGGAGTCTTCCTCGAAGACTCGTCAGAATGACCAGGTTCTACCAAGCACTGATCGTTACAAAATTGAACGGAAATCATGATGCTTGACGCTTTGCGTCTATCACTCGTTAACACAAATTTAATACAAACAGGGTACACTGCCGCCTTTGTGGGTCGTTCTGGTGAACGGCCGTTTAACATAACACAAAAACGAAGGTGAAAAATGAGTAAGCAAACGCCTATCGCGCCGGGTTGGCGCGTTTTTCTGGACCGCGTACTTTATCACACGCGGCATACTTTTAATCCGGTGCAACCTTCTGACGTGGCGGGTATGGGCGTCACGCTGCATGGCGAAAAAACCACGTTTCGCGTTTGGGCGCCCCACGCCGATGGCGTGTTTGTGACCGGTTCCTTTAATAGTTGGTCACCCTGGCGCACGCCGTTAGCCAGCGAAGGGGATGGATTGTGGTCGGTGGCGGCCGACAAAACGGCCGTCCACGATACCTATAAATTCCTCATCCATCATGACGGCCAAACACACTTACGGGCCGATCCCTACGCTCGCGCCGTCAGTGGGCCGCATTTAAATGGCGTCGTCTTGCCGCCGGCTGCGCCGCCAGGGGAAAGCTTTGAACTGGCCACGCGCCACGAACTGGTGATATACGAGTTGCACGTCGGTACGTTCAATGTAGTTCAGCCACACGTGGTCGGGCAATTCCAGGGCGTCATGGAGAAGCTGCCCTACCTGGCTGAATTAGGCGTCAATGCCATTGAGATCATGCCGGTGGCTGAATTTGCCGGTGACTATTCCTGGGGGTATAACCCCGCTTTTCCCTTTGCCATCACCCATACCTACGGCGGGCGCGAGGCGTTGCAACAACTGGTCGCTGCCGCTCACGCCCAGGGCATTGGGGTGATTGTGGACGTGGTGTACAACCATTTTGGCCCACAAGACCTGAGCTTGTGGCAGTTCGATGGCTGGCATGAGGACGGGCAGGGCGGTATTTATTTCTACAATGATTGGCGCGCCAAAACGCCCTGGGCAGATACGCGACCCGATTACGGCCGTGCCGAAGTGCGCCAGTTTATCCGCGACAACGTGTTTATGTGGTTTGAAGAGTTTGGCGTGGATGGGCTGCGCTGGGACGCC belongs to Candidatus Leptovillus gracilis and includes:
- a CDS encoding dynamin family protein translates to MSAKKTDKYEELRASLGTLPHVSPPQVDTWVDLQRTIDGTRDYLIRAVPQAQFSIDEAQKILAQRTYTLVFFGGTGVGKSTLINALLGRNLLPTGAVTAVTGTIVYIEQAEEGQAESLILTYWSKEEFAERVRRLCQLADIDAFDITNEGERDQARETIKSVVEAGRDNAKTERDEYLDILVDCLDSYDHNKNLYQNGGAPAPMSLALEDENSLRHLREDGFKGSTQRQIRLVKSATFKIHPQAGLPNLLMNGYLRIVDVPGLGAGMKLHEAITLEEMKREDAMIVLVTDAGRQRVDEMKSLSAVNWIKENRLFGLSGADLDEAASKIFLAVNGGNIRQAFDRLNSGLPQAELEVKEVTRYIAPNYWEKYRDRGQNRPYFLVMAPSALYVQDPDHAPSEFASETERILKVFKDQLGPVSGSDPLDPDTKAALLKLSEVDLLRERLVDFIKTERVRGQLREAATRIRNALQALRFYYEKQLAARGVQPPFANSWEQLQERRFENVLLRQQKDLPRAFHNALLELSMRTNNDTRFRNLLRPTLEGVKGMVSDSVRREVETLLESYGTEYWDDRDVTYDNLIWGTSGIEIPIKRILYQVELIMQDSVSKFMPEVADVMGAELQRTLEAHEIYSRLERASYGQAYTYAIPNAAEALDLNGAYEAIIGQVGANFRHICRQATMYELMKPTRSVHDRLDQGERELALPTNERLLDVALLGPEVVRQQMAASQPAPAAVGNSQTAVTPQPAEEEFAINILDEPLTGSQPDFDISFLGDEPAGKAIPAAELETSYADMLDNVAVKVNRIFAAIIEDLFSDDELLPRLRRLFWLEATKAERDFNNQLVKPMLKQHDRNLQSAELRQAMEIDLESVSDLEGLMRVWEGLHKLETSLAI